The genome window TTTCACCTTCATCAGCTGGTGCAACTTGTGCAACCGATTCTAAATTCAGAAGAGCTTCCTGAACGCCCTCGCCCTTCACTTGTAAGACCAATCGGTTTACGGCTGTTGAACGCGCTTTTAACTCTTCGGTTGATCCGTCAGCGACCAATTTTCCTTTGTTAATGATCAAAATGCGATCGCAGGTTGCTTCTACTTCTTTGAGAATATGCGAGCTGAGCATTACGGTTTTTTGCCTGCCAATCTCTTTAATCAGCGAACGGATCTCTACAATCTGATTGGGATCGAGTCCCGTGGTTGGCTCATCAAGAATTAAAACTTCAGGATCGTGGATGAGTGCCTGGGCTAAACCCACCCGTTGCCGGAATCCTTTGGAAAGTTCATTAATATCTTTGTGGCACTCCGGGCCTAATCCGCAGATATCCACCATCTGTTTGATGCGCCCGGGAATTTCCTGCTCGGGTACGTTTTGCAGTGAGGCCGACAGATGCAGGTAATCCACAATATTCATGTCGGTGTAGAGCGGATTATTCTCGGGAAGATACCCGATTCGGCGCCTCACTTCTTCGGAATGTTTTTTGGTCTCAAAACCGTCTAACTGAACAGATCCTTTGGTAGGGCTGATAAAGCACGAAATAATTTTCATAGTAGTGCTTTTACCTGCACCATTGGGACCCAGAAAACCCAGAATTTCACCGGTTTTCACCTGGAAAGAGATGTTGTCTACTGCATTTTGAGAACCGTAGGATTTAGTAAGATTCTCAACGGTTATACCCATGTTGTAATCTGTTTATTAATTTTTATGAATATGACCCATCAACAAACGCGAAAAATCTAAAAAGTATTATTTTTCAAATCAACCGTTGATGGACTTTTCAGTGCATAGTTTTTGTAAAAAAACTCATAATGTTCTGAAAAAATGTGAAGTGCGAGTGCAACGCAGAGATTCATATTTTTTTAGAGACACTATATAGCCGACAGGATTGATGATAATGATTCTGTCGGTAGAATCAGAAAACAAATAATCTGCTTTTTCTGAATAACAGGTTGAAAAATGTAGATGGAACATTTTCAAAAAAATTATGCTTGTATAAGGTGGCAATTAATCTGAAATAAACCACTATAACAGTTCTATGGAACCAGGTTTGGAAATTGATAATGCTTACGAACTTGTAGTAGGTAAACTGGAAACATGGTTGAGTACGGCCATTGAGATGCTGCCAAACTTAGCGTTGGCTCTCCTGGTACTGATTGTTTTTTATGTTGTAGGAAAGATGCTGCAAAAGTTTGTGCGCACTCTTCTGGAAAAAGCAACCACCAATAAAACCGTCATCGATCTGGCTGAGACGGTAATGTCGGTTATTATTATAGGTATTGGGCTCTTTTTTGCACTCAGTATTTTAAACCTTGATGGTACCGTTACAAGCCTGTTAGCCGGTGCTGGTATTATAGGTTTGGCTTTAGGTTTTGCATTTCAGGATATTGCGGCCAATTTCATCTCGGGTCTGTTGCTTACTATTCGTCATCCATTCGGAATCGGGGATATCATTCAGAGCAACGATTACTACGGAACGGTTCAGAAGTTGAATTTGCGAAACACCATCGTTAAAACACCACAGGGACAAATTGTTTACATACCCAACAAAGTAGTTTATGAGAACCCATTAACAAATTTCACGAAAAATTATGAGCGTCGTATTGATCTGGAATGCGGTATCTCTTATGGCGATGATTTGGAGAAAGTAAAGAAAGTAGCCACAGATGCTATTCAATCTATTGAACACAGAAATCAGAACCGCGATGTGGAATTCTACTTTAAAGAATTCGGTGCAAGTTCCATTAATTTTGTAGTTCGGTTTTGGGTTGATTTCAGAACCAATCCTGATTATTGGTCCCCCCAAAGCGATGCCATCATGGCCCTTAAAAAAGCTTTTGACGAAAACGACATTATGATTCCATTCCCAATCAGAACGCTCGATTTTGGAATCCGGGGCGGCGAAAAACTGAACACCATGCTGGATGACCAAAAGAAAGTTAGTGGTTCCTCAAACAGCAAATAGTTTTAGAGGGCTTTGCATTACTGCCCGTCTGCACGCTGTATGTGCGGGCTGACGGGTTGGGGACACCCATCAGCCGGTAAAAACAACCGACAGATGGGTATTTCAAAGCCTCCTTTTAATTTGTACTACCCGTTGCAGCTGTAGAATCTGACTTCTGTTGCAGCGAGGTGCGCAAATTAGCTGCCCAATTGGTTAGATTTTCCCGTTGCTGATCTGTTAAACGGGCATCCGAGTGAGTCCATGTGTATGATGGCAGCGGCATCTCTTCCTCTTCAACCATTTCTACCATCTCTTCCAGCAAGTGATCTGCATCTTCGGTAGAATATTCATTCCACAGGGATAAATTCATCTCATCTCTGCCCTCATCAATATGATCTTGCAGCCACCAGGCTACCGGCTGAATATTGGAGTACCAGGGATAGGTAGTTTCGTAAGAATGACAGTCGTAGCAGGCAGATCTAAAAATGGATTCAACATCAGAAGAGGGGTTGTGCGTTGCCAAAAAATCTGTATTCGTATTAAACTCAGGTACTGATTTGTCAACTCCAAAAAACTGGAGAATGATAAATATGAAGAGCAGGGTAAGTAGTATATATTTGAGTATAGATTTCATAATATCTCTCTGTTTCAAATAATGGTTTGGAATAAGTGTAATCTATCTATAGTAATTTAGTTTTCTTTCGGTTCTTTGCATAAAAAATTTGAGGAGTTACCCCATTTTTTAAGCAAATAATTAGCAATGACGATGAAATTTGTCTCGGTTTTTGAAACGTCCCGAACCGTCGGGACCAAGGAGTTTTTGCGATCAAAAGCCCCGAAGGGGCGTCATCAATAGCATAGGACGGAGTCCTATGTATTGGGAATCATAGGAATTGTGTAGCCCTGAAAGGGCGCAAGCTTTCCTCTGACAATCTCTTGGGCTTACGCCCTTTCAGGGCTGATCGAAAGAAATGCGTTATTTTTCATAGGGTTTCACCCCATGCTATTGATGACGCCCCTTCGGGGCTTATTATGTAGTCTTCTTTCAAACAAAGAGCATTTCCACTTGTTTAAAAAAGTATCCTTCTGATTTTATTGAACTTACAGTTCAAGAAGTAAAAATTTCGGGGTAACTTCTCAAAAAATTTCCCTCTACCTGCCCGGATATATTTTTTGAAATGGAATCGGCTTCAAAGAGTTAACAGCTTTTTATAATAACTCATATCCAGTTTGTCGAAGTTGTCCCACTTGAAAGATGGATAAGTATCCTCCAGCCTCGACAGGTCTAAATCCTCCCAATCATCCAGCAGTAAGACAGGGAAATATTGTGAGAAGTATTCAGTTAGTAAATTCTTTTTACAAATGGGCACGACCCGCAGATATAAACATTCCCAAAACCTGTAGGTGTCTATCCCGTTTCCCTCCGGACAAATTGCAAATTTATATCTGCTTAGTGAATGAATGTAATCTTCGAAATTTATTCTCGATTGAAATTCCACACCTTTCTCAGAGATTTTTTGATAGCATTCCACTCGTTTTTCTACATTTGTGTCAATACTGAAATTGAAATAGATCAGATTCTCTTTTTTTAATTGTTGATCTCTGACTTGATTAATAGCAGAGAGTTTACCGTGGGCAAACTGTGTGTTGGCAATTCCAATTGGCAGAGGCGTTACTTTTTCATGTGAGACATCCAGATTTTGAGCAAAAATCTTTTTTAGCTTGGGGAGATTCTCAAATAGCTTTAAATGATGTTTCTTGAAACCCGTGTCATACGTATGAAATACAAGCAGAAAAGGGTTTTCCATCCACTGTAACTTTTCAATCAGCAGGTCAAGTTTACACAGTGTATCCATATAACAAAAAATTCGAGAATCATTGTTAAAGGGAGCATTCAAATTCTCAAAATAGGTCCACTTATATTGTTTTCTCCAAAGCAGCGGGTTCTTCGATGCATCTTCTTTATCACCTAAAAAATGATCACACAACAGTTGAATTTTCTCCCCGGTAATGATGCCAGTTGATGGGTCGGGTATCGGTTTGAATAAGTATTTGATCTTTCTCTTTAATGAACTCATGATATTATCTTAAAAGTTGTGTCATGCCGAAAATGCATACGTATATATATAAATGGCCAATGTAAGATGGTAAACGATTAAAATCCCCACAAAAAATGTAGAGAAGTTACCCCGAAATTTTAAGTTTAAGTATTCTAAAGTATTAAATAACAGTAGTATAATACCTTTAACAAGTGGAAATGGTGATTTTGGGAAAATAACCGACCTTGAATAGTTGGCGGGAAAAAGGACAACGAGAGAACCGTGACAAGAATCCTTTCATACCGGCGAGGAGAGAAATTTAAGGGCTGAAAACCTGATGGACCATTGAAAGGATTCCACGGTGAACTCGTGTCCGCCGCCAAGTATTCACAGTCTTGATTTTTTCGTTCTTTTGTATCAAGACAAAAGGACATACAACATGCAATAAGTTTACACTTACATTAATGGGGTAAGTCCTCAAAAAATGTAATCTTGTCTTGCATCCAATACGTTAAAAGATTTTTTTACAAGTATAAATACTACAAAATTAGAATAGGTTACCATGGAGAAAAAACAAGCAGAAGCGTTGGATAAATCGAGTCGATCATCAAAAATGGAAAGAGAGAATCAGGAGAGCGGGGGTTGGTCACGGCGAGATTTTTTAAGAGGAAGTTTGGGCTCAGCCGGGATGCTTGCACTGTCTGGAACGGGATTATTCCAGGTACTCCAGGGATGCAGCTCTCAGGGCAGTAATACAGCATTCGCGGAACGGGCGGCTGAACTGATTAGCCAGATGACAATAGAAGAAAAAATATCCCAGCTACGGTATGATGCCCCCGCCATCGACCGGCTTAACATACCGCAATATAACTGGTGGAACGAGTGCCTGCACGGAGTGGGCCGGGCAGGAATTGCTACCGTGTTTCCGCAGGCAATTGGTATGGCCGCAACGTGGAACAGCTCTCTTTTTAACGAAGTAGCGAATGTAATTTCTGATGAAGCACGCGCCAAACACAAGGCATTTACAGATGCCGGCCGGCGCGATATCTACATGGGGCTGACGTTTTGGACGCCAAATATCAACATTGTTCGTGATCCGCGCTGGGGCCGCGGGCAGGAAACTTACGGCGAAGATCCATTTCTCACAGGGTCACTCGCTAACTCATTTATCCGGGGATTGCAGGGAGACGATCCCGACTATTATAAAGTGATAGCCACGTCTAAACATTTTGCAGTTCACAATGGCCCGGAACCTTTACGCCACTCATTCGATGTGGATGTGAGTGAACGCGATCTTCATGAAACCTATCTGCCGATGTTTAAAACCACTGTTCAGGATGCAAAAGTAGCGTCCATCATGTGTGCCTATAACCGGTTTCGGGGTTTGCCCTGCTGCGGCAGTGACCCGCTTTTACAGGAGATTTTACGTGATGACTGGGGATTTGACGGGTACGTAGTTACCGACTGCTGGGCTGTTGCCGATTTCTATGAGGAAGGCAGGCATGATTTTTCGGATACAGCTGCCGAAGCGGCGGCAATTTCACTGAAGGCAGGTTCAGATCTAAACTGCGGAAACTCATTCCCATATCTGCAGGAAGCGTATGAGCAGGGATTGATTACTGAAGACGACCTGGACGTGGCTCTGCAACGATTATTTGAAGCCAGGTTTAAACTGGGTATGTTCGATGATCCCTCTGAAGTTCCCTTCTCCAACATTCCCTATTCTGTTGTAGCAAGCGACGAGCATAACGAAACAGCGCTGCAAATGGCGAGAGAATCCATCGTACTGCTGAAAAACGATTCTACCGATAACAATCCTGATCCGCTGCTGCCGCTTTCGAAAGATCTGAACTCTGTAGCAGTTATCGGCCCCAATGCCGACAACTACTGGAGTATGCTTGGCAATTATCACGGGACGCCCGCAGAGGCGATAACGCCACTCAACGGTATCCAAAATAAACTGGGTGATCGGGTTGACGTGAACTACGCCCTGGGATCTCATTTTGCCGAGGGAATTCCCAACCTCAGTGTGGTGGATAGTGAATACCTGACTCCATCCGAGGGAGATGGAAACGGATTATATGGCGAATATTTTGAGAATACAGAGTTCGAGGGCGAACCGGCCATCAGTCGGGTTGATTCGCAAGTCGATTTTATATGGAAAGATGACACGCCGATCAACGGAGAAATGGCTGATCGATTTTCAGCCCGCTGGACCGGTCAGTTACGAGCGCCGGTAACCGGAACTTATGCGATCGGCCTGAATGGGATGAACTATTTCAAACTGTATTTTGAAGGTGAAGAACGATTCGACCGCCAGATGACCCACTCTCCCTGGTACCGGTATTTTGAGGTGGACCTGGAAGCGGGTGAGACCTACGACATAACCGTGGAGTTTTACAGCTATGGACCCGATCCGCAAATTCAACTCACGTGGGAAGTTCCAGGGACAGATCTGCTGGCCGAGGCAAAAGAAGCGGCTGCGAATTCCGATGTTGTTGTATTATGCCTGGGTTTAAATGCCCGTATGGAAGGTGAGGAGATGGACCTGGAGGTTGATGGCTTTGAAGGGGGCGACAAGACGAACCTGGAACTGCCGGCACCGCAGGAGAACCTGTTGCAAGAGATTCACGCATTGGGTAAGCCGGTTGTTCTTGTTCTGATGAGTGGAAGCGCAATCGCCATAAATTGGGCAGATGAAAACATCCCGTCCATATTACAGGCGTGGTATGGCGGACAGGCCGGAGGAACCGCCATTGCCGACGTGCTTTTCGGAGACTACAATCCCGCCGGACGTTTGCCGGTAACGTTCTACAAATCAATTAATGATCTGCCCGAGTTTACCGATTACGATATGGAAGGACATACCTACAAATATTTTAGAGGTGATGTTCTCTATCCATTTGGCTTCGGCTTGTCGTACACCAATTTTGAATACTCCAATTTACAACTTGGAAGTGCTCAATATTCGGCTCAAAATGGAGGAGAGATTTTAGTCAGTGCAGACATTACCAATACCGGTGAGATGGATGGTGATGAGGTTGTTCAGCTTTACCTGCACTACCCGGAAGGAAGCGACCCAAGACTTGTGAAAGAGCTGAAAGGGTACAACCGGGTTCACATTCCGGCGGGAGATACACAAACCGTAGAGTTTGTTCTCAATTCCGATTCATTTGCTCACTGGAGTGATGAGGAAGAATCATTAACGGTTCAACCCGGAGAAATAGAAGTGATGATTGGACGATCATCAGAGGATCTCCTGTTAACGGAATCACTACAAATTACCGCGTAAAGAGCCCTGCCGAATATGGTGACCATTTACACAGGTCACCATCTGTAACCCCGATGTCCGGGACGGCCGGTTCTTTGAACATTTTTGTCACCAGCCCAGAACGGCCGCAGATTTTCGTTTCGAAGCTGCAGGACCTGACCGTTAGCAGTTATCTCTTTTGCGATGTATTGTCCCTGCTCCATCGCATCAGTCCGGAATGCCTGAACTTCAATAATCTGTCCCGCTTCCAATCCTTTCACATAACTTTCAAGAGCATAAGCAGCACCCAAATGAATATTTAGTATTTGATTGCTGTTCCCGGTTTTCAGGAATAAATGTGTGCCGATATAGGCGTGTCCTGTTGTATGTTCACAAGGCCCGGTTTTAATTTGCTCCAGTACTCCTTCAAAACTTTCAATAGCCGGCTTTTCGACCTCTCTCGCAATTCCCGTAGCATCCCCAACTCCTTTCTGGGCAGAGACAGGCATAACGGTAAACAAAATGAATCCTAAAACGGATATGACAGATGTTACAAAGATGCGTTTCATATCTCCTCCTGGTTTTAAATTATCTATTTATCACTTACTTATTAGACGTAATTTCCGCCGCAGTGGTTTGATGGTTTTTAGTTTTTTATTGGAAATCAGGTATTTAAAAAGATTCAGAATAGTGCTCAAGTTTGAACGTATTTGTGCGGTAAAGAATCCGATTATTTCGTAGTTTTATAATTAAAGAAAGATCAAAATGAGAGGTTGTAAAGGAGAATCATTAGAATTGAAGAGAGGTTACTATGAAATTTATTTCAGATCTGTTTTTTAAGCATATTTTTTGGCTCAAATGGGCAGTGGTACTCATTATTTTAACCATTGGTATAATATTCATTTCAAGTGGAAATGAATCTATTCTGCCATTTACAGAGAGTAAAAAAACTAACGGGGAATCAATTAATCCGACTTTGATCTACGCAGCCGAAGATCTTAATAATGTCCTTCCTCAGCGTCTTGAGCTGAACACCTTTTTCGACAGTGTAGGGGTGAGCCAGAACCAGCTGCATTACTACTATTCGATATCCAATCTTACGCGTCAGGATTTTTTGGAAAGGGAATTGCATGACTCTCTCTATACCGAAGCTGTTGATCGGATTCCCTGTACATTATGGCGTCCGTTATACATGCAGGGAGTTGAAGTTACCTTTACTTACTATTCGATGGACGGGAGTGAGATTCTGAATTTCTCAAGAGAAAATGAAGCTTGCCAGACAGAAAGCTTCGAAGCAGTTTCCCCCTAAAAAGTTGCATCTTTAGTTCATCTGACTTTGTGAAAGTATCGGTAATCGTTTGCTTTAATAACTCAACTTTCGGGGTTGGCTGTAAGGCATTGCAATTCTATGGTATAACCGGATCACGCACGGGGTGTCATCTCATAGAAACGGCTAATCGACTCTACCACTTGGCCGCACAGTTGAACGTGTCCTCGGCTCAATAGCAGATCAACAAGTTCTAACCGGATGATTTGCAGACAAAGCTGCATGCTCATCATTTTCAGTTGCTCAGGAATCAGGCATGGAACGAGCCCGGAATGGTTCTATCGTCGGTTTGCTGGCGATGGTAATAGGCCAGCATCATATATCGCAGATCTACACGATACTGGTATGAGCCACTAAGGCGGCATAACTGCGCACCTCAACCTCACTGGCCAATCCAAGCTCTTTGCTTGATTTGCTTTAAAAACTCAATTGCCCATCGTTTGGCATAAATACGACAGATGCGCCTGGGGCGAAGATCGTACAGGTGGCGGATCTTTGCTATGGCCAACCATTGTACCAGGGGTGCGCGTGTCACGGATAAATACCACGCGGACCTTCGGCCCATTGAGCATCTGGACGGTTATCGAAGCCGATGATGGGGCTGTCTTTAAAGGCATTGCACTGGTTTGATTTTGTTCACCTTCTCATCGAGGCTCTTTGAGCTGGTCAGATGCCGCCGATTATGAAGAAAGCCGATGCTTCGGCAGATCTTTGAGCATACAGATCACGGGCAGATGCTTGCTGAGCGCCTGCACGTGACCCGGAAAGGAAAAACCAGCTGTCGCGCACCAAATAATCAAAGGCCGTTACGCCTTTGCTGCCCACCCATCCAATCGATCATAGACGTGGCCACATCCAGGGTCTTTTGAGTGGCTCGCTTGCACCGTTTTCCGAAGTGTGTTCGCCCATCGAACCGGATAAGCTCGCAGGCGTTTTTCGTTGGAAGCATTGCTCAGAAGCTCGAATCCAGAGGGGAACGAAACTATGCCCATCGCTCCAGGCCAGGGTAAGCGTACGAAAGCCTTTGTAAAAGGTATTGTCGTTATGGTCAGGGAGTGATCCAGCCAAAAAGCTGTACCTTTTACTGCGGTTCCGCTTTATCCAGGAGCTGTCATTCCAGGATGAGCACGCGATCGCGACGCGAATCCGTTAAAGGGGTAGAAAAAGGCGATGATCTGTTGAGCCAGCAGTGAACACGAGACGTTCCGAATTGTACCGCTTCTGAGCCAAAAACTCATAAAAGGCGCTGCGTTCCGGAAGGGGATTGTTTTCTCCTTGAAAGCGATACACTTTGTTGCCGGAAAAGCGAACAGCAAGGAAAAGTCTGAAGCGTTTCCAGATAGGCTGAATGGCCCGATCGTTTATAAAATACCTGCCTGGTAGAGCATCGTCAGCGCTGCAAAATTTCTTGCGTAGTGCGTTAACCACCGTGCTGTTTTTAAGGGGAGAATTATCTATATTTGAATACCCATGAGAATAAAGTCCTAACTAATTGTTTGTTAATGATTTAGATACCATTTAACATACGCAATTAAGTGGACTTATTCTTCTTATTCCATAATTAACAACAACTTATGGATTTTTTTCATACGATTTTCTGAATTCCCCGAAAGATTGCAATTTTAATAATATTCGAATGTCGGCGAAGCGTATTATTCGTCAAGTTTTTCCAAGTTCACCTTGGTTAATAAGATTCTGATCGACTGTATAGCGTTTCAGAATCAGTAGATCTTTCATAAAATGTATCCGGTCGAAAAGGAAGCTTCCTGAGAGTACAAGGAATTTCTGCAGCCTCAGTGAAATTATGACTCTTCAAAAAATCAGCTCTCCAATTTGATGGAGCAATCAGATCAGCATCTTTGATGAGTACTTCAGAATCTATCCTGGAACGCTCAAAAGTAATCACTTCACGGTTCTCATCCTACTGCGAAAAAGTAGTATTTAAACGGAGTAATTATTTCTGGTTTGATTGATGGCTGATTATTTCCGGAATGTTTGAAGTGTCCCGGCAATCTGAGTTGACGATAAATCCGCCCCTCTCAAGAAGATCAGAAACAAGCCCGGAAGTATGATTAAGGTACTCAATGAGTACCGAACAACTCTTCTGTTTCACACCTTCGGAAAGGATGAAAAAGATACCTGCAATTAAAATAGGTGTAATCATCGCTGCGTAAGGACCCCTTTCTTCAACAAAAATGGAAAAGAGAGATATGTAAACACAGCGCCAATCAGCAGGGGCTTTTTTAGAACCGTTCGAAAATAAATCAGTACCAAGATGATAAAAATGCCGATCGACAAATTATCATAAAACGACCTCATAAATGAAACACCGATATGGGATCTCACATTCTCTCTTGATCAAAAAAATCGGCATATTGCTCAAATGCACCAGCATAATTTATCCACAAAAGTATTGGAACAATAAACGCCAAGGAGCGCGATTGCTCCAAGCCATTGGAAGGTTGAAATTTTATTATCAGGCTGTAGAAACAGTTTATAAAAAGCCATAACGAACACAATTGGCAGAAGAAACAAGGCACGGGGAGTTGTGAGATATGCGGCTGTGGAGATCAACCCCACAAGAAACCATTTTATTAAATAACCTGATTTTTTTTGAAACTTGATTCTATGAGCCAGAAACAACGCCAGTATTACAGAAACAGAAGAGCAACCAAATCCATCCGTCCATACACCAAATTTCTGTTAAATGATACATCAGCAACAGCGCCCGCCAGGAAGAGTAGGGCGAATACTTTCTGCATCCGCTTTCTCGTAAAATTTTATAAAGTAAAGCAATAGAAATATATCCGCTAATCAGGTTCGGTAATCTGAATACAATTGATCAAGACCAAAAAGATGAATCAATTGTGCTTGCAGAAGAATAGACCGGACCATAGATGCGAAACCTGGCCAGTGCTATATCCGGGGATTAAGTTTTGAAGAAACCCATGACCATTAGCAAGATTAAAGGAAATGTTGGCGTAAAATGCTTCATCGAAACCAGGAAGGAAAGGTGTAAATCGTAACCAGATTTACAATGAAGGCCATTATGATAAAGAGAAGGAAACCGTTTTGCAACCCTTCGGTTTGATACATTAATAAACTTACATTTTCTAAATATCCCTGATAACAGGTATAAGATAGCTGGCTTTTCGAAAAGATGAGAGTAATTTTCGAGTAACAATAAAATTCATTTCTTTAGCAATAATTAAGAAAGATTTACTATCCGGTGTGATAGGGAATGGAAATGACTGTAAAGCGATCAGAGAAAAATAGAATTATATCTCCATTCTTGCTTAACTAAATTTATGCTTGTAGTTATGTGTTTTTTGTTAACCTTAATCAGTACAGTCCAAATGACATATTTATAAGAGGTGCTTTTTCGGGTATATCTTCTATTGTGGTTGGAAAAGTTTTTGAAGTGAGAACAATCTGGATTGATAGTGTTGCAAATTCAGAAGATTTATTTGGATCTGGTAAATTGGCTATAATGGTTGCGACTGTTTGGTTGACAGAATGGGAGAGCTTATCAGTAAAGGTGAACCAATATTCAACCGGTAAAAGCATGAGCATATTAAGTTTCTAAGGTATATATCAGAGAAGTCTAATCGTAAGATGATTCGCCAATGAATGCTGAGAATCAAAAATATATATTGGTTATGCGAGCAGGAATATATAAGTCCCATTAATCGAAACTATAAGAAATTTGGGATATAAGTCGATCGTGGTGAGTCCGACTGATAAGTATCCGGGAACCAGATTTGCAGACAAACATATTGATGCAGATACTACAGATCTTGCGAAGATATGTGAGCTTATAAAAAATCTTAAAATTGATGCTGTGGTAACTACTGGTACAGATGTGGCTGTTCCTGTAATAGGAGAGTTGGTTGATTTACTTGGTTTATGTGGAACAGGTGCGGTAGCTGCGCGGAAAAGCATGGACAAGATGTTGATGAAAGCAGCACTGGTAGCCAAAAATGTAACAACAGCGAAATATCAAGTAGTAAAAACGGTAGAAGAAGCGGAAACATCGGCAGAAGAGTTGGGCTATCCTGTTATTGTGAAGGCTGTAGATTCTTCAGGTCGTCGAGGTGTTAAGAGAGTTAATGAAAGACATATGATGGTTGAGGCTTTTTCATGAAGCTAAATCTGTTTCCAATCGTGATTGTGTACTTGTTGAAGAATACCTATCGGGTAAAGAATTAGGAGCACAGGCTGTTGTAGTTGATGATCAGGTGATTGAGGTTTTCATACATAATGATACTGTTCTAAGTAAGGAGACACCGGTGCCAGTCAGGCACTCTATGCCAGTCTGTATCGAACCAGCTCTTGCAAAGGCAACAATAAGAATTAATTAAGTCAGCAGTTTCAGCAATTGGTATTTCCAATGTGATATCTAATGTTGATGTGATGATATGTGACGATAAACCATATATAATAGAAATCGGTGCAAGAATGGGTGCAACATGTTTGCCTGAAATTATTTCAATTTATAATGATTTCAATGCATATGAGTTTATCATTAACCTTGCGTTAGGTGAG of Balneolaceae bacterium contains these proteins:
- a CDS encoding mechanosensitive ion channel family protein; protein product: MEPGLEIDNAYELVVGKLETWLSTAIEMLPNLALALLVLIVFYVVGKMLQKFVRTLLEKATTNKTVIDLAETVMSVIIIGIGLFFALSILNLDGTVTSLLAGAGIIGLALGFAFQDIAANFISGLLLTIRHPFGIGDIIQSNDYYGTVQKLNLRNTIVKTPQGQIVYIPNKVVYENPLTNFTKNYERRIDLECGISYGDDLEKVKKVATDAIQSIEHRNQNRDVEFYFKEFGASSINFVVRFWVDFRTNPDYWSPQSDAIMALKKAFDENDIMIPFPIRTLDFGIRGGEKLNTMLDDQKKVSGSSNSK
- a CDS encoding ATP-binding cassette domain-containing protein, whose protein sequence is MGITVENLTKSYGSQNAVDNISFQVKTGEILGFLGPNGAGKSTTMKIISCFISPTKGSVQLDGFETKKHSEEVRRRIGYLPENNPLYTDMNIVDYLHLSASLQNVPEQEIPGRIKQMVDICGLGPECHKDINELSKGFRQRVGLAQALIHDPEVLILDEPTTGLDPNQIVEIRSLIKEIGRQKTVMLSSHILKEVEATCDRILIINKGKLVADGSTEELKARSTAVNRLVLQVKGEGVQEALLNLESVAQVAPADEGENDTWHVDTKGNMDSREEIFQLCVEKGWILLQMTPLESSLEDVFRQLTVQSEGV
- a CDS encoding heme-binding domain-containing protein, whose translation is MKSILKYILLTLLFIFIILQFFGVDKSVPEFNTNTDFLATHNPSSDVESIFRSACYDCHSYETTYPWYSNIQPVAWWLQDHIDEGRDEMNLSLWNEYSTEDADHLLEEMVEMVEEEEMPLPSYTWTHSDARLTDQQRENLTNWAANLRTSLQQKSDSTAATGSTN
- a CDS encoding glycoside hydrolase family 3 C-terminal domain-containing protein, yielding MEKKQAEALDKSSRSSKMERENQESGGWSRRDFLRGSLGSAGMLALSGTGLFQVLQGCSSQGSNTAFAERAAELISQMTIEEKISQLRYDAPAIDRLNIPQYNWWNECLHGVGRAGIATVFPQAIGMAATWNSSLFNEVANVISDEARAKHKAFTDAGRRDIYMGLTFWTPNINIVRDPRWGRGQETYGEDPFLTGSLANSFIRGLQGDDPDYYKVIATSKHFAVHNGPEPLRHSFDVDVSERDLHETYLPMFKTTVQDAKVASIMCAYNRFRGLPCCGSDPLLQEILRDDWGFDGYVVTDCWAVADFYEEGRHDFSDTAAEAAAISLKAGSDLNCGNSFPYLQEAYEQGLITEDDLDVALQRLFEARFKLGMFDDPSEVPFSNIPYSVVASDEHNETALQMARESIVLLKNDSTDNNPDPLLPLSKDLNSVAVIGPNADNYWSMLGNYHGTPAEAITPLNGIQNKLGDRVDVNYALGSHFAEGIPNLSVVDSEYLTPSEGDGNGLYGEYFENTEFEGEPAISRVDSQVDFIWKDDTPINGEMADRFSARWTGQLRAPVTGTYAIGLNGMNYFKLYFEGEERFDRQMTHSPWYRYFEVDLEAGETYDITVEFYSYGPDPQIQLTWEVPGTDLLAEAKEAAANSDVVVLCLGLNARMEGEEMDLEVDGFEGGDKTNLELPAPQENLLQEIHALGKPVVLVLMSGSAIAINWADENIPSILQAWYGGQAGGTAIADVLFGDYNPAGRLPVTFYKSINDLPEFTDYDMEGHTYKYFRGDVLYPFGFGLSYTNFEYSNLQLGSAQYSAQNGGEILVSADITNTGEMDGDEVVQLYLHYPEGSDPRLVKELKGYNRVHIPAGDTQTVEFVLNSDSFAHWSDEEESLTVQPGEIEVMIGRSSEDLLLTESLQITA